ttataatgtaCAAAACAGTGGTGGAAATAGCGTTTTGGCTCAAAACGGTACATCATATAGCGTTTTGTACCAAAACAGAACTTTATCTACCGTTTTGctcataaaaaaaaattaaaatgcCAAAACGTTACACGATGTTCCGTTTTATGTGTTTTGCTGTACACGATGTACCGTTTTGAAGTGACATTTAGGGTCATTTTTAACCCCCTACACCAGTTCCGAGGTAAATGCTGGCATATCATTAAAACTTGACCTGGCAATGGTGTATATTCTTTCCGTATATTTTCGTGTCAAAATCTTAAACCCGATCCCGATCCGGATTTGTATTCGTGTACCATTTGATTtacaataaataattaaattgttCAAGATAGTAAATAACTAAATCCCGAGtacataaaattataaaaatagaatattcatatttgttatttatcactagaataaaatatttaattatattataaatactaaatattaataaaagttatttatttatttcttataCTTTCATTCTGTATCATGTAATTTCGAAAAATCAAATCCGACATTAAATATATTGGTGCTTTTTTGTGTTAGCATACTTTCATGTTCATCTACCAaatttttaaattcaaataataattattcGTGTCGTTACGGATCATGTTCACGTATACCAAAATTGTTAGGTCTAATTAAAACCGCAACTTATATAACTTGTGCTGTGTAAATCAAAGTATAATCTTCACACAATGTAATCCAATAATCTCAAGTTGTGCTGTGTTTCGTAAAATTTGATGTTTACCATGTGCAGCGGATACTCATAACAAATAATCTGGCCAAAAATTCAGGAATATGGTTTGTCAAGTATAATTTGACCAACATTTTAGAATGAAGGCATTGTCTTGAAGAAGATATATTCCTGAAAAAAAATTGTAATTACATTGCTGCTTAGCTTTTGCTCTACTAGACGAAGTCACTTTTACTGTCAGTAAAAGCCTGGATTGAAGGCTCCCTTCCTAAAAAATCTATCAAGATTTCAACAGGATCTTTTGCTCCTCCTGGACCTAGTACCTGTCAATCCATAATATCTAACTTATTTATTTGGATGACTAATTCTGCTTTAGAGTTGAAAAAAGGTTGAAAACGCAATAAAGGAAGAATGAGTTGAATCAATTGTGTTGAAGCCTTGTAGGTTTTCGATCTTGGGAAATAACTTAATTTACCTTTTCTCTAAATTGAGTACCCACATTTTGGTTGAAAAGATTGTCACGGAATTTCGAGGCAAATATATCTGCAGCGAAAGCCTGAAATTGCAGCCAAATGGTGACTAAAGGTGTGTAGCAGTCTACAGAACAAACTAGTAAAGCAAATTAGTGGCTAAGATATGAACATGTATTGTGGCCTTACCTCACTCCAAATGCGGCTGTAGCACACAGCTTCATAGCCTATTGCCAAACGTGAGTAACATGAAGCTGGGTTGGTTCCTTCTAACATCTGTAAGCCAGCCATTACCTGGCGAATCAAAGCAAGTTATGATACAAATTTAAAACTCTTACTTTAAAATCATGTTTAAGCAGAAAGTAATACCTTTGGATGAAGGTGCTTGAACAAACCGATAATGTCAACATTCTCATTTGAATGTATAATTTGATCAAAGAGACCTGCCATAAAAATAttatggaatattatttaatgataaataaaaaagaaataacTAACTTACACATTGATCAATAATTGTGCACAACAGAGTAGAGCTTTGTCTCTCAACATGTACACCAAGTAATTTTGAAACCAACAATTTTATGTTTCCACTTGGTAGTAAATACATAAATGTGTAAAATTTGAAGCTGTTGTAGACTTGTAGCATGAGATGTGAACTTAAGTTCATCTTCAAAGTACAGAGAAACACGATTACATCATATACAGTAGATCATGCAAAAAAACAGTAGAGCTTACAGTAAAGAATCTCTTGCTTTAATTTAAGTGCTGAAAAGGAAGAACGCCATCTCCTAAGTGACTCACAAATTTCATCCTTGACGGGCTTTGTAATATCCTGCACAACATAATAAGATTGGATATCTATTTAATTTTATCTTCTCTGGGAAGAGGGGGGGGGGGAGGGGGTGCACTGTTTTCCTTAGGATGTCAGAATTAGTGTTATAACACCACTGACCACACAGGCTTACAACGAAGTCACAAAATAAAACAGGTTACTGTTTAATAAACTTACTGACTATAATATAAAGGGTAATAAACTATTTACATGGATAAAATACCTGATGATAACCAGATATCATTTTTAGAGCTATGTTATCATAACACCTAAGGAATGAGGGGGAGGGGAAGAAAGAACAATAAAGTATGTCAGCGTGAGTTTCTATCCTGTATACATGCAAAGCACATCACCTTCAAACACGGAATTTAATAGATAACAATAACTCAAATTCTTACCAGTTTTCCAAAACCTGTGCAGGAATCTCTACAAAGTCAGGGTCAAGGCGCAGCCCAGAAAATTTAGAAAATGATGCACGATTGCAAATATGATGGACCTGTAAGTTCGGCACAAATTACCATTACTTGCCAATCACCTCAGGCATCAATAAGAAAGTAATAATTTCACTAACCCGGGTATAGGAATACTTAAAAAGTGATTCCCGAGTTGTTTTTAACTTTCTATTgttgtaataataataataataacaacaacaacaaataaataaataaataaatagttgTACCCAGTGAGCATGGCACCGAAATCTGCAGGGTCTGGGAAAGGTCCTAATAATAATAAACTAATCTAAAGTCTTTACCCCCACCCTCTTTCCAACAATTTCACATAACACACTAGATACGATATTAAATTTAAAGCGCTCTGAAGCTTGCGCTTACATCATTCAAGTCAATTAAAATGTATAACTTGAACACTACTTTTGTCTAGGAACCTACAGTACTAGGTAAGCTTCTTGTTTACCCTAGTCTGCATCACTACTAGTCGTAAGTCTCTTAACAGAAATTTCACAGCACTAAAAGGGAGAAATATAAAAATAGAACTAATATTCGTGTACTGTACTGGAGGAATGCTTCAAGTAGAGGTTAAACATACCACGTGCCCAAACTCATGGAAAAGACTAACTACTTCTGAGAATCGCAATAACCCAGAACAACTACCAACATCCTTTTGGAACTGAGAGATAAGCAATGCCACAGGAATCTGGATATGAAACATTCCTGTTTTAGTAAGCATTTAAAAACGTACATATGAATGTATATACATAATACAATATTTAGTACATGCAAGTAAAAATGCCTTCACCTCCATATTTTCTTATTATTTCATCAAATATTGGAGTGTAATATAAATTTTAATAGATACTCTTGACTCGTGCAGCCCGACTTTCTCTCACTTTTATAATTTTTCTCAATTTAATTTTGATTCCTGCCTTCTTAAATCTTATTTGGACACATGCAAAGCCTTGTTTACGTTGAATCTCAATCGATAATCCCCATAATTGACCGCAATCATTACTTTCTGTCCGTTCTCCCTTGCATATGAATTTTGGGAAAAAATAATTTAATCTTAAATACATTAATGTAACTACTTCTAGAACCGTAAAATGGAAATGAACTTCTAACTATAATTTTATGTCAAGCTATCTTAGATTACTGGGTGTTAACCTAATTGATGTTAACATTTTACGTTAATATTTAAGTATCTCATTATAAGAGCAACAACGAGTCGTTATAATTACAATCTATAAACTAGTCTATTAAGGATCTTGTAAGTTGTAACCAAGACTAAGCATCGCATCCAGAAGATATGTTTCGAGGTTACCTGTCTTGCACCCTCATGAAATGAACCACATTGAAGAGGAACAACACATGTATGTCCATACTTGCCTTCCCtgtaaataaatttttaattccGAAAGTTCTTGTTTATAAAAAAAGTGATTTGAAAAAGTCAACAATTTTATATCCGAGAATGAACCTTTTATACAAATCGAGGTAAAGATAACCCAACAATTCACAAGAACGCAAGTCAAAAACTGAATAAACATTAACATCATGATGCCAGACGACAGAATCTGCAATTTCCTCGAATCTTAATCCTGTAAACAAAGAGGGATTTGTTTCACAAATGAGTTGAAAAACTTATAACACGTACTGTCTAGTAATTTATTGATAACACGATCAAATCTGTAAAGGAAGAGGACAAAAAGAAACAGAAAATAATATTCACACAGTTCAATCACCTACTTCGCCAGGCCTACAAATAATAAATTTCAAACAATCAACCATATCAATCATCTCATTACAATCCCTAACAGGCTAACAATGAAGATCAAGAACTTTACTTCTAATTCTAATTAATTTAGGTGACCCAAATAGTGATCAAAAACAGAATCAACAAGCTATCCTTGCCGATATTCTGCCTTGGACCAGACACCATTTGACCTTAACAACAGTAGCACGGGATCTTCTTCCCCGGAAAGAGCACGCCAAAGATAAATACAATTGTATCTATAAATGGCAACCGGTAGCAACTTTTCCCGGAGCTTAGATGATCTTTTGGCAAGCATATAAGCTTTGACTTTTACATGACTAGGATGATCCACAAGATATTCTATATTAGCGTTGATATGACTTTGCTCCTAAGTAATGGAATTTGTAGATTATGGGTGGAAAGGAATAATTAGGAATGGAATCGTGGAATTAGCAGAGGATAAGTTCTGCTTTGCATGTCACGTAATTTAAGATACAAACATGCCAATTTCTTTAAAATAAACTCATCTTGATGTCCAGCAAGAATTACAGTGCAAAAGAAAATAAAACAAACTAAAAATACATATTTAAATCATACCATAAAGGTCTTGACATATCTTAAGGACCCCCGATAGAACAATATCCACAGGGAAGTACTGCTTAACAACACCAAAGTCTAGGTCATACTGTTTCTCTTCTACCCTCTTCACGTAGTATTGTAGATCCTCAATTCCAAAGGGATGGTCTCCTTCCTCCTCCTTCTGAACCACCACGATAAACAATTATGAAGGTTTAATAACATTTCATGGTTAATAAATTAGGGGGGGAATGACGAATTATATTGGTGAGCTCTAGCCAGATTAGACATACAACAAACAGAACTGACCTTCAGGTCTTTCAGAATACCAAGTTCTTTGGTGGCCAAGTCAGTCAAACTAGCAGATACGCCCTCTAAGAATTCGAAAACCTGAAAAAGGAATTAACGAAGTAGTACATTCATCATGAAAGTTATTTGAGACATTGCTATAAAGCAGCACATTATTAAACCATACACCGCAATATTGTTATATGGATTAATAGTTACCAAAACAAAGCTCGTACCAACATAATACTTTTAGGTGGAACATATGAAAGATTTTAATGTTTGACAATATCCCACAAAAATTAGGTACATATATTTATGTTGACTATATAATAGGTCTCTGAATACAAAAATTGTTTGAAACTCAAAAAATTAGCTTGTACTTGATCCAATTGTCCTATAAAAGGAACTGCGTGTGCAgtgcacacacacacatacacacatatacaaGATAAGGCAAAAACGAGAACTAGGTTCTCCGGGGAACTACTATGTTTTGTACATTACATTTATGTTTTC
This genomic interval from Apium graveolens cultivar Ventura chromosome 8, ASM990537v1, whole genome shotgun sequence contains the following:
- the LOC141678777 gene encoding putative thimet oligopeptidase, whose product is MAKQRKDKHNNIIALTGAAGAAALLAFALNFAISSLNSRNKKKELKGSNVQINLSPSRITRLADQLIAKSKAVHDAVASVPLDKVSYKNVISPLVELEMQQFPLVQSCIFPKMVSSSEDVRKASAEAERRIDAHVYKCSKREDLYRVIKAVAVKGERMSPEAKRYTQFLVKDFERNGLNLTLAKREELQRLKTQLDDLSIQYIRNINDDRSFLLFSEMDLLGLPPEFIWSLDKAENGEFRISLGSHHLLPILEFCKVGATRKTVAVAYGRRSEVNLSVLQNLVQLRHKFARLLGYSNYADYAVELRMAKSSSKVFEFLEGVSASLTDLATKELGILKDLKKEEEGDHPFGIEDLQYYVKRVEEKQYDLDFGVVKQYFPVDIVLSGVLKICQDLYGLRFEEIADSVVWHHDVNVYSVFDLRSCELLGYLYLDLYKREGKYGHTCVVPLQCGSFHEGARQIPVALLISQFQKDVGSCSGLLRFSEVVSLFHEFGHVVHHICNRASFSKFSGLRLDPDFVEIPAQVLENWCYDNIALKMISGYHQDITKPVKDEICESLRRWRSSFSALKLKQEILYCLFDQIIHSNENVDIIGLFKHLHPKVMAGLQMLEGTNPASCYSRLAIGYEAVCYSRIWSEAFAADIFASKFRDNLFNQNVGTQFREKVLGPGGAKDPVEILIDFLGREPSIQAFTDSKSDFV